AGAGCGGGAGGGGTTGTTGTTCCGATTAATCCGATGAATACGGCAGAGGAGCTAAGGTTTTATATTCATGATTGTCAGATGAAGACAGGTATTATCGGACAGGAGCTATACGAAAGGATACAGCCTGTTTTTGATTCGACCACACTGAAAAATGTTATTGTCGCTGCTTACTGTGATTATCTTTCTCCAGATTCACTGAATGAGGACATCCCGGAAGAGGTAAAAAAAGGAGCGATTGAGCTATTAAATCATGATCATACGATCTGGAAAGATGCTGTACAGGGATTATTTGCCCCATCTGAAATGACAGCTCTTGCAGATGATCTGGCTGTTTTGCCTTACACTTCCGGCACAACCGGACTGCCAAAAGGATGCATGCATACACATCGGACAGTTCAGGCTAATACATTTGGAGGCTATCATTGGCTGAATGCTACTTCTGATGCGATCTGTTTAGCAACACTGCCTCTTTTTCATGTGACAGGGATGGTACACAGCATGCATATCCCGATTCTTTCAGGAGCAACGGTCATTATGATGACCAGATGGGATAGGGAATATGCCAGAAAAGTCATTCGCGATTTAAAAGTGACACACTGGATCAACATCAGCACGATGCTGATTGACTTTTTAGCAAATCCTGCGCTTATCAAGGAAGACATGTCATCCTTGATGAACCTCGCAGGAGGAGGGGCAGCTCTTCCTGCTGCTGTAGGAGAAAAGCTGTATAAAATGACCGGCCTCAAGTTCATTGAAGGATATGGTCTTTCTGAAACCATTGCCCAAACTCATTTTAATCCGCCTGACCGTTCAAAGCTTCAGTGTCTGGGAATTCCATCTTTCGATGTGGACGCAAGAGTGATCGATCCTGTTCATCTTACGGAGCTTGGAACAGGGCAGGAGGGAGAGATCATTGTTTCCGGTCCGCAGATTTTCCTGGGCTATTTTAATCGTGAAGAGGAAAATGAAAACTCATTTATTGAGATTGAGGGTAAAAAGTTTTTTAGAACAGGTGACATCGGCAAGCGCGATGAGGAAGGCTATTACTTTATTGTGGACCGTGTCAAAAGGATGATTAACGCATCAGGATTCAAAGTGTGGCCGACGGAAATTGAGGGAGTTCTGTATCAGCATCCTGCCGTGCTGCAGGCATGCGTCGTGGGGATTCCTGATGAACGACGCGGTGAAACCGTTAAAGCGTTCATTATTTTAAATAAAGAATTCGAAGGGAATATCGATGCAGAAGAAATTGTGAACTGGTCAAAAGAAAGAATGGCCGCTTATAAGTATCCGCGGCACATTGAATTCAGAGATAGCCTGCCAATGACATCAAGCGGAAAACTGCTGTGGAGAAAGCTCCAGGAAGAAGAAAAACAAAAGGTTATGGGGTGAGAGCATGAAACATATGGTTGAAACAGTTACTGGGCCAATAGCAGCCGATCAGCTTGGCAAAACATTAATTCATGAACATTTTGTCTTTGGTTATCCCGGATTCCACGGTGATGACTCTCTTGGGGGATTTGATGAACAGGATGCTCTTGAGACAGGGATTACCATTGCCCTTCAGCTCTTGAGCTTCGGGGTTGACACGGTGGTCGATCCAACTCCGAATGAATGCGGCAGAAACCCTGAATT
The window above is part of the Metabacillus dongyingensis genome. Proteins encoded here:
- a CDS encoding long-chain-fatty-acid--CoA ligase, with translation MIQTHFEHWPVRVPYTLTVPETTLYDNLEISARRYPEKTAIYYYGAEITYRQLLREVDALAGFLEKKLSVTRGEKVLLFVQNSPQFVIGYYAILRAGGVVVPINPMNTAEELRFYIHDCQMKTGIIGQELYERIQPVFDSTTLKNVIVAAYCDYLSPDSLNEDIPEEVKKGAIELLNHDHTIWKDAVQGLFAPSEMTALADDLAVLPYTSGTTGLPKGCMHTHRTVQANTFGGYHWLNATSDAICLATLPLFHVTGMVHSMHIPILSGATVIMMTRWDREYARKVIRDLKVTHWINISTMLIDFLANPALIKEDMSSLMNLAGGGAALPAAVGEKLYKMTGLKFIEGYGLSETIAQTHFNPPDRSKLQCLGIPSFDVDARVIDPVHLTELGTGQEGEIIVSGPQIFLGYFNREEENENSFIEIEGKKFFRTGDIGKRDEEGYYFIVDRVKRMINASGFKVWPTEIEGVLYQHPAVLQACVVGIPDERRGETVKAFIILNKEFEGNIDAEEIVNWSKERMAAYKYPRHIEFRDSLPMTSSGKLLWRKLQEEEKQKVMG